Proteins encoded together in one Elusimicrobiota bacterium window:
- a CDS encoding MgtC/SapB family protein yields the protein MINQDLMKLLISLCLGGVIGLEREVSDKAAGLRTHILICLGATLFTVLSVRFYGGSDPTRIAAQIVSGIGFLGAGAIMREGDRVTGLTTAATIWTVAAIGMGVGLGYHNEAAFATVLVLFIQLAFTKLDILIDDWRERHTYKIISKFDHGHIEEIAGIFREARVRIMRRKLMKKNGFYYSEWYTTGSRASQEKVMKRLIDFKDVMEVSY from the coding sequence ATGATAAACCAAGACTTGATGAAATTGTTGATTTCGCTGTGCTTGGGCGGGGTCATCGGGCTTGAGCGCGAGGTGAGCGACAAGGCAGCCGGGCTGCGCACGCATATTCTAATTTGCCTTGGAGCCACCTTGTTCACGGTGCTTTCGGTGCGCTTCTATGGGGGAAGCGATCCCACCCGGATCGCGGCCCAAATCGTCTCGGGCATAGGATTTTTGGGCGCGGGGGCCATCATGCGCGAGGGCGACCGCGTGACGGGACTCACCACGGCGGCAACCATCTGGACCGTGGCCGCTATCGGCATGGGGGTGGGCCTGGGCTACCACAACGAGGCGGCCTTCGCCACGGTTTTGGTGCTCTTCATTCAGCTTGCCTTCACCAAGCTCGACATCCTCATCGACGACTGGCGTGAGAGGCACACCTACAAGATCATCTCCAAATTCGATCACGGCCATATCGAGGAGATCGCGGGCATTTTCCGGGAAGCCCGCGTCCGCATCATGCGCCGCAAGCTCATGAAGAAGAACGGCTTCTATTACAGCGAATGGTACACCACTGGCAGTCGGGCCAGCCAAGAGAAGGTCATGAAGAGGCTCATCGATTTCAAGGACGTCATGGAGGTCTCTTATTAA
- the hemE gene encoding uroporphyrinogen decarboxylase gives MEQRSSFLSACRGQAANRIPVWFMRQAGRYMPEYQAMRRKYSILELAKTPELACEVTLQPVRRMPVDAAIIFADILLPLEPLGARLRFAPGPILGNPLKEASQVARLPEFDVEEKLGFVFKAIALAVKELKGLPLIGFAAAPFTLASYLIEGGSSSHFLKTKAFMHSEPRAWDLLMRKLRAVTARYLEGQAVAGASALQLFDSWVGALSPDQYRSRVLPHSAWVLERLKKTKVPLIHFGTGTAGFLEDFAGAGGDVVGVDWRIDLSQAFKRAGKKAVQGNLDPALLMVPKKALRQAVDDILRQADGRPGYIFNLGHGILPQTPFENVSAVVDWVHGYRR, from the coding sequence ATGGAACAAAGGTCGTCCTTTCTTAGCGCCTGCCGTGGGCAGGCCGCGAACCGGATCCCGGTGTGGTTCATGCGCCAGGCCGGGCGCTATATGCCGGAGTACCAGGCCATGCGCCGGAAATACTCGATTCTGGAACTGGCCAAGACCCCGGAGCTCGCCTGCGAGGTCACCCTCCAGCCCGTGCGCCGCATGCCCGTGGACGCGGCCATCATTTTCGCGGACATTCTCCTGCCTCTGGAGCCCTTGGGGGCCCGCCTGCGCTTTGCTCCTGGGCCGATCCTTGGCAATCCCCTTAAGGAAGCGTCCCAGGTGGCGCGCCTACCGGAATTTGACGTGGAGGAGAAGCTCGGCTTCGTGTTCAAGGCCATCGCCTTGGCCGTCAAGGAACTCAAGGGCCTGCCCTTGATCGGCTTTGCCGCCGCCCCCTTCACCTTGGCGAGCTACTTGATCGAAGGCGGGTCCTCGAGCCATTTCCTGAAGACCAAGGCCTTCATGCACTCCGAGCCCCGGGCTTGGGACCTCTTGATGAGAAAGCTGAGGGCCGTCACCGCCCGCTACCTCGAGGGCCAGGCCGTGGCCGGGGCCTCGGCCCTTCAGCTCTTCGACTCCTGGGTCGGGGCCTTGTCGCCGGATCAATACCGGAGCCGCGTCCTGCCGCATTCGGCTTGGGTCCTGGAGAGGCTCAAGAAAACCAAGGTTCCCTTGATCCATTTCGGCACCGGGACCGCGGGCTTCCTCGAGGATTTCGCCGGAGCGGGGGGGGATGTGGTGGGAGTGGATTGGCGCATCGATCTTTCCCAGGCCTTCAAGCGGGCCGGAAAAAAGGCGGTCCAGGGCAATCTTGATCCTGCGCTTCTCATGGTTCCCAAGAAGGCCCTCCGGCAAGCCGTGGACGATATCCTGCGCCAGGCCGATGGCCGCCCCGGCTATATTTTCAACCTCGGCCACGGCATCCTTCCCCAGACCCCCTTCGAAAACGTGAGCGCCGTGGTCGATTGGGTGCACGGCTATCGCCGTTAG
- the thpR gene encoding RNA 2',3'-cyclic phosphodiesterase yields the protein MRAFFAVAVEAALKEGAGRLIEELGRTGADFKWVDPGQLHLTLSFLGEVAESKVPTLAGALEEAVGSRPAFDLVFDRWGAFESWDYPRVIWLGASQGEEELKALAEDLSKALARAHLLPIGPSGREFKTHLTLGRMRSPSRLDPLKALMKNPPSLEGLRTKVESLVLFKSELGPKGPSYTVLNSAGLPRP from the coding sequence ATGAGGGCATTTTTCGCGGTTGCGGTCGAGGCGGCGCTGAAGGAGGGCGCGGGGCGGCTCATCGAGGAGTTGGGACGGACCGGAGCGGATTTCAAATGGGTGGACCCTGGCCAGCTGCACTTGACCTTGAGCTTTTTGGGGGAGGTTGCGGAGTCCAAGGTTCCGACCCTGGCCGGGGCCCTTGAGGAGGCCGTGGGGTCGCGCCCGGCCTTCGACTTGGTCTTCGACCGATGGGGGGCTTTCGAATCCTGGGATTATCCCCGGGTGATTTGGCTCGGGGCCTCTCAAGGCGAGGAGGAGCTCAAGGCCTTGGCGGAAGACCTCAGCAAGGCCTTGGCCCGCGCCCATCTCCTGCCCATCGGCCCCTCCGGCCGGGAGTTCAAGACCCACCTGACCTTGGGCCGCATGCGCAGCCCTTCGCGCCTCGATCCCCTGAAGGCGCTCATGAAAAATCCGCCGTCCCTGGAGGGGCTCAGGACCAAGGTCGAAAGCTTGGTCCTCTTCAAGAGCGAGCTCGGTCCGAAAGGGCCTTCCTACACTGTCCTCAATAGCGCCGGATTGCCGCGGCCGTAG
- the rlmN gene encoding 23S rRNA (adenine(2503)-C(2))-methyltransferase RlmN has product MKSLGAPAYRLDQVRRAVFQDAVRSYDEISVLPAELRRALAERAPIQSLSPRSLSASKDGRARKAALALPDGALIETVLLRPSDRRWTTCISCQVGCAVGCTFCATGLMGLSRSLTVDEITDQVLFWRQHMKAENLPGRLDNVVYMGMGEPFAVYETLSESLRVLMDQRQFGIGARHISVSTSGVAPKIELFGADFPQVNLAISLHAAEDGLRARLVPLNKAYDLSCLAQALKAYLGKSSRKVFFEYVLLAGENDRPEDARRLVGYVKSIGALERLHVNLIVFNPTDTPHRPSSEEQARRFQRALLDAGLKATVRQNLGQDIQGACGQLIVQESKI; this is encoded by the coding sequence TTGAAGTCGCTGGGGGCCCCGGCCTATCGCCTAGACCAGGTGAGGCGCGCTGTGTTTCAGGACGCGGTCCGCTCCTACGATGAGATTTCCGTGCTCCCCGCTGAGCTGCGCCGGGCTTTGGCCGAGAGGGCCCCGATCCAGAGCCTTTCCCCGCGCAGCCTTTCCGCGTCCAAGGACGGCCGGGCGCGCAAGGCGGCGCTAGCACTTCCGGACGGCGCCTTGATCGAGACCGTGCTTCTGAGGCCCAGCGACCGGCGCTGGACCACATGCATCTCCTGCCAGGTGGGCTGTGCTGTGGGCTGCACGTTCTGCGCCACCGGCCTCATGGGGCTTTCCCGCAGCCTCACCGTCGATGAGATCACCGACCAGGTCCTGTTTTGGCGCCAGCATATGAAGGCGGAGAATCTCCCGGGACGGCTCGACAACGTGGTGTACATGGGAATGGGGGAGCCCTTCGCGGTCTACGAGACCCTCTCCGAGAGCCTGCGCGTCCTGATGGATCAGCGCCAGTTCGGCATCGGGGCCAGGCATATCTCGGTCTCGACCTCGGGGGTGGCTCCCAAGATCGAGCTCTTCGGCGCGGATTTTCCCCAGGTGAACCTGGCCATATCCCTCCACGCCGCCGAGGACGGCCTGCGCGCGCGCCTCGTCCCGCTAAACAAGGCCTACGACCTTTCCTGTCTTGCCCAGGCCTTGAAAGCGTATCTAGGGAAGAGCTCGCGCAAGGTCTTCTTCGAGTACGTCCTGCTCGCCGGAGAGAACGACCGGCCGGAGGACGCCCGCCGGCTCGTCGGCTACGTCAAGTCCATCGGAGCCCTGGAGCGCCTGCACGTTAATTTAATAGTATTCAACCCCACCGACACCCCGCACAGGCCCTCCTCCGAGGAGCAGGCCCGGCGGTTTCAGAGGGCCCTTTTGGACGCGGGGCTCAAGGCCACGGTGCGCCAGAATCTGGGGCAGGATATCCAGGGGGCTTGCGGGCAGTTAATCGTTCAGGAGAGCAAAATATGA
- the hemG gene encoding protoporphyrinogen oxidase codes for MKRVLVLGAGISGLCAAYEIVARSRREGLSVEVLVLEASSRVGGKVFTEVRDGAVFERGPDSFLSVKPRILELARELGLGSELVPTNPARKGVCVVSRGEMIPLPEGGLLPRKFSSWLGLELLSLRGKLRAGLEPFVPAGEENLDESLADFTRRRLGSEVLDKIVAPLFAGIYAGDAEKLSLASAFPQFKEMEKKGGVLRSLRRMPAPSGRGNTMFMTLKGGLSSLTQALALRLPGRTVRTGARVERLSREGRQWKAFAGAGSFTADVVVSALPANALASLLQDLDGELAAILGEISFVSTATVSFLYEKKGFPHPLDGFGFLAPKSEGLTVSAATFTSTKFQGRAPEGKVLVRCFLGGAGREESAELADAEVERLAREDLVRLLGLGSVRPVLSQTTRWLKANPQYTVGHELRLQRIASCLKGHLGLILCGCSYKGVGLPDCAASGRAAGEAAVRLLSGRALDSSMV; via the coding sequence ATGAAGCGAGTTCTGGTCTTGGGAGCCGGCATTTCCGGGCTTTGCGCGGCTTATGAGATTGTGGCGAGGTCCAGGCGCGAGGGGTTGTCGGTCGAAGTTCTGGTCTTGGAGGCCTCCTCTCGCGTTGGGGGCAAGGTCTTCACCGAAGTCCGCGACGGTGCCGTTTTCGAGAGGGGCCCGGACTCCTTCCTGTCCGTCAAGCCCCGGATTCTTGAATTGGCGCGGGAGCTGGGGCTTGGCTCCGAGCTTGTGCCAACCAACCCCGCGCGCAAGGGAGTCTGCGTGGTCTCCCGTGGGGAAATGATTCCGCTTCCCGAGGGCGGGCTCCTGCCGAGGAAGTTTTCATCCTGGCTGGGCCTTGAGCTTTTGAGCCTGCGGGGAAAACTTCGGGCCGGGCTCGAGCCTTTCGTGCCCGCGGGCGAGGAAAACCTGGACGAGTCTTTGGCGGACTTCACCCGCCGCCGCCTGGGCTCCGAGGTCCTGGATAAAATCGTGGCCCCGCTTTTTGCCGGGATATACGCGGGCGACGCGGAGAAGCTGAGCTTAGCAAGTGCGTTCCCGCAATTCAAGGAAATGGAGAAGAAGGGTGGGGTTTTGAGAAGCCTGCGCCGGATGCCCGCTCCTTCAGGCCGCGGGAACACGATGTTCATGACGCTCAAGGGAGGATTGTCCAGCCTCACACAAGCCTTGGCCCTGCGCCTGCCGGGGCGGACGGTCCGCACCGGGGCGCGAGTGGAGCGCCTCTCCCGCGAGGGGAGGCAGTGGAAGGCCTTTGCCGGCGCTGGGAGCTTCACCGCGGATGTCGTGGTCTCGGCTTTGCCTGCCAATGCCCTAGCATCCCTTCTGCAGGATCTCGATGGGGAGCTTGCGGCGATCTTGGGCGAGATATCCTTCGTTTCCACGGCCACGGTCTCTTTCCTCTATGAAAAAAAGGGCTTCCCCCATCCCCTGGACGGATTCGGCTTCCTGGCGCCCAAGAGCGAGGGCCTAACCGTGTCGGCCGCGACCTTCACCTCCACGAAATTCCAGGGCCGCGCTCCCGAGGGGAAGGTCCTGGTGCGCTGTTTTCTGGGCGGGGCCGGGCGCGAAGAATCGGCCGAGCTTGCCGACGCGGAGGTCGAGCGTCTGGCCCGGGAGGACTTGGTAAGGCTCTTGGGTTTGGGTTCCGTCAGGCCCGTGCTCTCCCAGACCACCCGTTGGCTCAAGGCCAACCCGCAGTACACGGTGGGCCATGAGTTGAGGCTCCAGCGAATTGCCTCTTGCCTAAAAGGGCATTTAGGCCTTATCCTATGCGGGTGCTCTTACAAAGGGGTCGGCCTGCCTGATTGCGCGGCCTCGGGCCGCGCGGCCGGGGAAGCGGCGGTGAGGCTTCTGTCGGGACGTGCGCTCGACTCTTCCATGGTCTAG
- a CDS encoding carboxy terminal-processing peptidase, with the protein MRSKPLLKVVCASWLLFCAGGWGQAALEPDPEASLIGQMVARILENNHYNHHPLDKKTSQDLLAQYLDMYDYNHMIFEKSDVDEFKARYGDALAAQAKQGDLRPAYEIFERFMKRLEEREALVRQILRSTPTFNTDDRLNINRHEEPWSRTPQEAQALWRLRIKYELLQERLNKAKPEERNKTISLRYERLLRSYRELDSSDILQNYLTALAHTFDPHSDYMAAPQMENFNINMRLSLVGIGAVLRSEDGYAKIVSLVPGGPADIDKRLKPNDRIEAVAQGDEPFVEAMGMKLDRLVGMIRGEKGTVVRLRVIPADAIDPSTRVVVSLVRDEIRLKDQEAKARLIELREPAGGALRIGVIDLPSFYADTKSIISSKSTTQDVEKLLEHLKKQDISGLILDLRRNGGGSLPESLSLTGLFIPKGPVVQIKDARGVTKVLKDTVSDVSYAGPMLVLTSRASASASEILAAALQDYGRAVVVGEKSTFGKGTVQSITELAQYLPSALKSYPPGAIKMTVQKFYRISGGSTQHRGVIPDIHLPSINDLLDMTESSLPGALPYDEVDPVSYQPSATVTPALLKQLRESSAKRLAASPEFTWVKEDMQRYERQKKEKFISLNERKRLEEKKRDEERLEARKIERLKRRSAGLTTAAISLDDALAQKPIVLSTGPVTVTAEPGETEKPSSPLPDVELEESARILSDMISYSSQATAAAIRRY; encoded by the coding sequence GTGCGCTCCAAACCCCTCCTAAAGGTCGTTTGCGCGTCCTGGCTCCTCTTCTGCGCGGGGGGCTGGGGCCAGGCCGCGCTCGAGCCGGACCCCGAGGCCTCCCTGATCGGGCAAATGGTGGCCCGGATCCTTGAGAACAACCACTACAACCATCACCCCCTGGACAAGAAGACCTCCCAGGACCTGCTCGCGCAATACCTCGACATGTACGACTACAACCATATGATTTTTGAAAAGTCGGACGTGGACGAGTTTAAGGCGCGCTACGGCGACGCCTTGGCCGCCCAGGCCAAGCAGGGAGACCTGCGGCCGGCCTACGAGATATTCGAACGCTTCATGAAGCGCCTGGAGGAGCGCGAGGCCCTGGTGCGGCAAATCCTGCGCTCCACCCCCACTTTCAATACCGATGACCGCCTCAACATCAACCGCCATGAGGAGCCATGGTCCCGCACGCCCCAGGAAGCCCAGGCTCTCTGGCGCTTGAGGATCAAATACGAACTCCTACAGGAGCGCCTCAACAAGGCCAAGCCCGAGGAGCGGAATAAGACGATCTCGCTGCGTTATGAGAGGCTCCTGCGCAGCTACCGGGAGCTCGACTCGAGCGACATCCTCCAGAACTATCTCACGGCCTTGGCCCATACCTTTGATCCCCACTCCGATTACATGGCCGCGCCGCAGATGGAGAACTTCAACATCAACATGCGGCTTTCTTTGGTGGGCATCGGGGCTGTGCTGCGCTCCGAAGACGGTTACGCCAAGATCGTCTCGCTGGTCCCGGGAGGGCCGGCGGACATCGACAAGAGGCTCAAGCCCAACGACCGCATCGAGGCCGTGGCCCAGGGGGACGAGCCTTTCGTGGAGGCCATGGGCATGAAGCTAGACCGCCTGGTGGGAATGATCCGCGGGGAAAAAGGCACGGTCGTGCGCCTGCGCGTGATTCCGGCCGACGCCATAGACCCCTCCACCAGGGTCGTGGTCTCCTTGGTACGCGACGAGATCAGGCTTAAGGACCAGGAGGCCAAGGCTCGCCTCATCGAACTTCGAGAGCCGGCCGGCGGGGCCCTCCGGATCGGGGTGATAGACCTTCCCTCCTTCTACGCCGACACCAAGTCCATCATCTCGAGCAAAAGCACGACCCAAGACGTCGAGAAGCTCCTCGAGCACCTCAAGAAGCAGGACATCTCCGGGCTTATCCTGGACTTGAGGCGCAATGGCGGAGGCTCGCTCCCGGAATCGCTGTCCCTGACCGGGCTCTTCATCCCGAAGGGGCCCGTGGTCCAAATCAAGGACGCGCGCGGAGTCACCAAGGTTTTGAAGGACACCGTCTCAGACGTCTCCTACGCCGGGCCCATGCTCGTGCTCACAAGCCGCGCCTCCGCCTCGGCCTCGGAGATACTGGCCGCCGCCCTCCAAGACTACGGCCGGGCCGTGGTGGTGGGAGAGAAAAGCACTTTCGGGAAAGGCACGGTGCAGTCCATCACGGAGCTGGCGCAATACCTGCCCTCCGCGCTCAAGAGCTACCCGCCGGGAGCCATCAAGATGACCGTGCAAAAATTCTACCGGATATCGGGAGGATCCACCCAGCACCGCGGGGTCATTCCAGACATCCACCTGCCCTCGATCAACGACCTTTTAGACATGACGGAGTCCTCGCTTCCTGGCGCCCTGCCTTACGACGAGGTGGATCCGGTCTCCTACCAGCCCAGCGCCACCGTCACGCCGGCACTTCTGAAGCAATTACGCGAAAGCTCGGCCAAGCGCCTTGCCGCGTCGCCTGAGTTCACCTGGGTCAAGGAGGACATGCAGCGCTACGAACGGCAGAAGAAGGAGAAATTTATTTCCCTCAATGAGCGTAAGCGTCTGGAAGAGAAGAAGCGCGATGAGGAGCGCCTCGAGGCGCGGAAGATTGAGCGCCTAAAGCGCCGCTCCGCGGGATTGACCACGGCCGCAATCAGCCTCGATGACGCCCTGGCCCAAAAGCCGATTGTCCTGTCCACAGGCCCGGTCACCGTGACGGCAGAGCCCGGGGAAACCGAGAAGCCCTCCTCCCCCCTTCCCGACGTCGAACTTGAGGAGTCCGCGCGGATTCTTTCGGACATGATATCGTACTCAAGCCAGGCTACGGCCGCGGCAATCCGGCGCTATTGA
- a CDS encoding GAF domain-containing protein: protein MTEPSSAQENLKDRPSRARYNKVHHALDTKWRRRTLEAERMMREVVDELWDQFAQSPYSWCGFYILEPAKEQLTVGPHRDKPACSPLPLHGVCGKVAQSGKPLIVPDVRALGQAHIVCDPKNLSEIALPVFDSQGKVWAVLDVDSEELGAFDTMDQRWLERILKPFQDIGKD from the coding sequence ATGACGGAGCCGTCCTCGGCGCAAGAGAACTTGAAAGACAGGCCCTCGCGGGCGCGCTACAACAAGGTCCACCACGCCCTGGACACGAAATGGCGCCGGCGCACTTTGGAGGCTGAGCGCATGATGCGCGAGGTCGTCGACGAGCTCTGGGACCAGTTCGCGCAAAGCCCGTACTCTTGGTGCGGCTTCTACATCTTGGAACCGGCTAAAGAGCAGTTGACTGTGGGTCCCCACCGCGACAAGCCCGCCTGCTCTCCCCTTCCTTTGCACGGGGTCTGCGGGAAAGTGGCCCAAAGTGGGAAGCCCTTGATCGTCCCTGACGTTCGAGCCTTGGGCCAAGCCCACATCGTTTGCGACCCCAAGAATCTCTCCGAAATCGCCCTTCCCGTTTTCGATTCCCAGGGCAAGGTCTGGGCCGTGCTGGATGTCGACAGTGAGGAACTCGGGGCTTTTGACACCATGGACCAGCGCTGGCTCGAGCGCATCCTCAAGCCCTTCCAAGACATCGGCAAGGACTAA
- a CDS encoding caspase family protein, whose translation MKTPRFLAFAAMGALFSSCATAPVGGPTQYARERAAQLAPGASPDLGGEELKFGLLCAGKMCSEEYKVNAAGWVPILGFAALFPDKPSTVKMFSHQRKYQSLNWLADYNSPQDSDLIIKMRLANAGKAEMTEVLSAYSRKPLYRLQGGYVGSVGAAVYDAFKPGTALYRAVAADREDYFKRRDQASAGGGISKEDLEGIVKAAVSSAQAVQVPKAAAPAAEIRSDVDEPSYKAPERPDDFAVVVGVERYSDLPAALYAERDAEAVKNHLLALGFPSRNVILMLGEKASRTAIEKYLESWLPRNVKEESRVFFYFSGHGAPDVKTGEAFLVPWDGDANFLENTGYPVKRLYASLNALKAREVLVALDACFSGAGGRSVLAHGARPLVTKVETGIFPQGRMSLFAAAAENEITSTLDGQGHGIFTYYFLKGLSGQARDKDGNVTVRGLQEYLKPKVQDEARRQNREQNPVLMGEQNGDKVIFRP comes from the coding sequence GTGAAAACACCTCGATTTTTAGCCTTTGCCGCCATGGGCGCGCTGTTCTCCTCCTGCGCCACCGCACCCGTGGGGGGCCCTACGCAATACGCGCGGGAGCGCGCCGCCCAGCTGGCCCCGGGCGCGAGCCCCGACCTTGGCGGCGAGGAGCTTAAATTCGGCCTTCTTTGCGCCGGCAAGATGTGCTCCGAGGAGTACAAGGTCAACGCGGCGGGCTGGGTTCCAATTCTCGGGTTCGCCGCCCTGTTTCCGGACAAGCCCTCCACCGTGAAGATGTTCTCTCACCAGAGGAAATACCAGTCCCTGAACTGGCTGGCGGACTACAATTCCCCGCAGGACAGCGATCTCATCATCAAGATGAGGCTCGCCAACGCCGGCAAGGCGGAGATGACCGAGGTGCTCTCGGCCTATTCGAGAAAACCCTTGTACCGCCTGCAGGGAGGCTACGTCGGCAGCGTGGGAGCCGCCGTATACGACGCCTTCAAGCCGGGGACCGCCTTGTATAGAGCCGTCGCGGCCGACCGGGAGGACTATTTCAAGCGCCGGGATCAGGCCTCCGCCGGGGGCGGCATCTCCAAGGAGGACCTAGAGGGCATCGTCAAAGCCGCGGTCTCAAGCGCGCAGGCCGTCCAGGTTCCCAAAGCCGCCGCCCCGGCCGCGGAGATCCGCTCCGACGTGGACGAGCCCTCCTACAAGGCCCCGGAGCGGCCGGATGATTTCGCCGTGGTGGTCGGCGTCGAGAGATACTCCGACCTGCCCGCGGCCCTCTACGCGGAGCGCGACGCCGAGGCCGTCAAGAATCATCTACTGGCCTTGGGATTTCCGAGCCGGAACGTGATCCTGATGTTGGGGGAAAAGGCCAGCCGCACGGCCATCGAGAAATACCTGGAGTCCTGGCTGCCTCGGAACGTCAAGGAGGAAAGCCGGGTGTTTTTCTATTTCTCCGGGCACGGCGCTCCGGACGTGAAGACCGGCGAGGCTTTCCTCGTCCCTTGGGACGGGGACGCCAACTTCTTGGAGAACACGGGCTATCCGGTCAAGCGCCTCTACGCCAGCCTCAATGCCCTGAAGGCCCGCGAGGTGCTCGTGGCTTTGGACGCCTGCTTCTCTGGAGCGGGAGGCCGCTCGGTGTTGGCCCACGGGGCCCGGCCCTTGGTCACCAAGGTCGAAACGGGCATCTTTCCCCAAGGCCGCATGTCGCTGTTCGCCGCCGCCGCTGAAAACGAGATCACCAGCACCTTGGACGGCCAGGGCCACGGCATCTTCACCTATTATTTCCTGAAGGGCCTCTCCGGCCAGGCCCGGGACAAGGACGGCAACGTCACGGTGAGAGGCCTCCAGGAATACCTCAAGCCCAAGGTCCAGGACGAGGCCCGCCGGCAAAACCGCGAGCAGAACCCCGTGCTGATGGGAGAGCAGAACGGGGACAAGGTGATTTTCCGGCCCTAA
- a CDS encoding DUF21 domain-containing protein — MAWVLLVSVFLIGLNALFVLMEFALVKVRSSHIEMLIRRGSARAVGVKELQGRLDDYLAAIQMGITVIALALGWIGEPALARMMGSLLQSLPSPMPIPLLESLAFGLGLLLLSWAHIVFGELIPRSIGLQKAESIALGGVYALRRFSSFLRLPVSFMSYCSRLFLKIFGFKTAAESEPVVSEEEMRILLGETQERGTLPLERLLLLENLFDFGRTKVSEIMVPKDKMAFLSLAKPWAENWDLVRSRRLSRYPLCERDIESVIGMVHVKDLMLRPPESSQELRKIRRDLAEVREGDSLEKLLKYFPDKGIHLAAVRDAQGQLTGFITLEDILEELVGEVHDEFDLPQAWSLMDVLVPQSVSVELQAADSAEAISRLLERLAAACPTLKRDEIFKAVWEREAKFSSAVGHGVAVPHARLAGFDKTLVALGRFVKPVPFPAPDAVPVRLIFLILTPAATPVAQLRVLGRIASLMTNETLRRKLLRAKTAESMLETLRTADTLLAI; from the coding sequence ATGGCATGGGTTCTGTTGGTCTCGGTTTTCCTCATCGGGCTCAACGCCCTTTTCGTCCTCATGGAGTTCGCCTTGGTCAAGGTGCGCTCCTCACACATCGAGATGCTGATCCGCCGGGGCAGCGCCAGGGCCGTGGGGGTCAAGGAGCTCCAAGGGCGTTTGGACGATTACCTGGCCGCCATCCAAATGGGCATCACCGTGATCGCTTTGGCCCTAGGGTGGATCGGGGAGCCCGCCCTCGCCCGGATGATGGGCTCTCTTCTTCAATCCCTGCCGAGCCCCATGCCCATCCCGCTGCTAGAGAGCCTGGCCTTCGGGCTGGGTCTGCTCCTGCTCTCCTGGGCCCATATCGTGTTCGGGGAGCTTATCCCGCGCTCGATCGGCCTTCAAAAGGCCGAGTCCATCGCCTTGGGAGGGGTCTATGCCTTGAGGCGCTTCTCGAGCTTCCTGCGCCTGCCCGTGTCCTTCATGTCCTACTGCTCCCGGCTCTTTCTAAAGATTTTCGGTTTCAAGACCGCCGCGGAATCCGAGCCCGTCGTCTCTGAGGAGGAAATGCGCATCCTCCTGGGGGAGACCCAGGAGCGGGGGACCTTGCCCTTGGAGAGGCTGCTTCTTCTCGAGAATCTGTTCGATTTCGGCCGCACCAAGGTCTCCGAGATCATGGTGCCCAAGGACAAGATGGCCTTTCTGTCCTTGGCCAAGCCATGGGCGGAGAACTGGGACCTGGTCCGGTCCCGGAGACTCTCCCGCTATCCCCTGTGCGAGAGAGACATAGAATCCGTCATCGGCATGGTGCACGTCAAGGACTTGATGTTACGGCCGCCGGAGAGCTCCCAGGAACTGAGGAAGATCAGGCGAGACCTCGCCGAGGTCCGCGAGGGCGACTCCTTGGAAAAGCTTCTCAAGTATTTCCCGGACAAGGGCATCCACCTGGCCGCGGTGCGCGACGCCCAGGGCCAGCTCACGGGCTTCATCACGCTCGAGGACATCCTGGAGGAGCTGGTGGGAGAGGTGCACGACGAATTTGATCTTCCCCAGGCCTGGTCCTTGATGGACGTCCTGGTGCCCCAGAGCGTCTCGGTCGAGCTCCAGGCGGCCGACAGCGCCGAGGCGATTTCCCGTCTTTTGGAGAGGCTCGCCGCGGCCTGCCCCACCTTGAAGAGGGATGAAATTTTCAAGGCCGTCTGGGAGCGCGAGGCCAAGTTCTCAAGTGCCGTGGGCCACGGTGTGGCCGTCCCCCACGCGCGCCTGGCGGGCTTCGACAAGACCTTGGTGGCCTTGGGGCGTTTTGTGAAGCCCGTCCCCTTTCCCGCCCCCGACGCCGTGCCCGTGCGCCTGATCTTTCTCATCCTCACCCCGGCCGCGACCCCGGTGGCCCAGCTCCGGGTTCTCGGCCGCATCGCCTCCCTCATGACCAATGAGACCCTGCGTCGCAAGCTCCTCCGCGCCAAGACCGCCGAATCCATGCTCGAGACCTTGCGCACCGCCGACACCTTGCTCGCGATTTAG